A part of Silurus meridionalis isolate SWU-2019-XX chromosome 18, ASM1480568v1, whole genome shotgun sequence genomic DNA contains:
- the LOC124401425 gene encoding LOW QUALITY PROTEIN: E3 ubiquitin/ISG15 ligase TRIM25-like (The sequence of the model RefSeq protein was modified relative to this genomic sequence to represent the inferred CDS: inserted 2 bases in 1 codon), with protein MAEASISVDQDQFSCPVCLDLLKDPVTTPCGHSFCKVCINDCWDQEDQKGVYRCPQCRHTFTPRPVLHRNNMLAEVVEKLKKTEVRAASPAHCYAGPGDVECDFCSRRKHKAVKSCLMCLASFCETHLKPHYEVPSWKKHKLIEASGNLQEKICSEHDEVLEIYCRTDQSFICYLCMTDEHRSHDTVSVKAYRTEQQTELKEEQMKFQQRIQEKQKKVQELKQAVNIIKLSAQTAVDDSEKIFTEMISSMEKKRSEVTELIRDQEKAELSRAERLLEQLEQEISDLQRRITELEQLXHTHDHIHFLQEIKVLVSRHQSPKTDRPNVPADVCEDSLSINVNISFDAVRKSLSELKKRLEEFCQEELIKIREHAENIQILLSEPTSRDEFLKYFCDLTLDPNTVNYYHILSEKNKVVTLSETKQPYSDHPERFNYYCQVLSKESVCGRCYWEVERSNDGYVVISVSYKDIRRKGRGNECVFGLNNQSWSLQCSSSSVNFWQNKVKTDLKVPSSSRIGVYVNHSAGTLSFYSVSDTMKLLHRLHTTFTQPLYAGFRFFLSKPGSTMRLCSPKE; from the exons ATGGCAGAGGCCAGTATTTCAGTAGATCAGGATCAGTTCAgctgtccagtgtgtctggatctCCTGAAGGATCCAGTGACTACCCCGTGTGGTCACAGtttctgtaaggtgtgtattaatgaCTGCTGGGATCAGGAGGATCAGAAGGGGGTCTACAGATGTCCTCAGTGCAGACACACGTTCACTCCAAGGCCTGTTCTACACAGAAACAACATGCtggctgaagtggtggagaaactgaagaagACTGAAGTCcgagctgcttctcctgctcacTGTTACGCTGGACCTGGAGATGTGGAATGTGATTTCTGTAGCAGGAGGAAACACAAAGCCGTCAAGTCGTGTCTGATGTGTCTGGCCTCCTTTTGTGAAACGCATCTAAAACCTCATTATGAAGTTCCTTCCTGGAAGAAGCACAAGTTAATCGAAGCCTCTGGAAATCTACAAGAGAAGATCTGCTCTGAGCATGATGAAGTTCTGGAGATCTACTGTCGTACCGACCAAAGCTTCATCTGTTATCTGTGTATGACGGATGAACACAGAAGCCACGACACCGTCTCAGTTAAAGCCTACAGAACTGAACAACAG ACTGAGCTGAAGGAGGAGCAGATGAAATTCCAGCAGAGaatccaggagaagcagaagaaggtgcaggagctgaaacaggctgtgaacattataaag CTCAGTGCACAGACAGCAGTAGATGACAGTGAGAAGATCTTTACTGAGATGATCAGCTCCATGGAGAAAAAGCGCTCGGAGGTGACGGAGCTGATCAGAGATCAGGAGAAGGCTGAACTGAGTCGAGCTGAACGACTCCTGGAGCAACTGGAGCAGGAGATTTCTGATCTTCAGAGGAGAATCACTGAGCtggagcagct tcacacacacgatcacatcCATTTCCTCCAGGAAATAAAG GTTTTAGTCTCCAGACATCAGAGTCCCAAAACCGACAGACCAAATGTTCCAGCTGATGTGTGTGAAGATTCACTCAGCATCAATGTCAATATCTCATTTGATGCAGTGAGGAAATCTCTCTCTGAGCTGAAAAAGAGACTTGAGGAATTCTGCCAGGAGGAATTGATCAAAATCCGTGAACATG ctGAGAACATTCAGATTTTACTCTCAGAACCAACAAGCAGGGACGAGTTTCTGAAAT ATTTCTGTGATCTGACTCTGGATCCCAACACAGTAAATTATTACCATATTCTGTCTGAGAAGAACAAAGTGGTGACACTCAGTGAGACAAAGCAGCCGTACTCTGATCATCCAGAGAGATTTAACTACTACTGTCAGGTGTTGAGTAAAGAGAGTGTATGTGGACGCTGTTACTGGGAGGTGGAGAGGAGCAATGATGGCTATGTGGTAATATCAGTCTCATATAAAGACATCAGAAGGAAAGGACGgggtaatgagtgtgtgtttggactcaacaatcagtcctggagtctgcagtgttcttcttcttctgttaaTTTCTGGCAAAACAAAGTTAAAACTGATCTCAAAGTTCCATCATCCTCCAGAATAGGAGTGTATGTGaatcacagtgcaggaactctgtccttctacagcgtctctgatacgatgaagctcctccacagactccacaccacattcactcagcctCTATACGCTGGATTCAGGTTTTTCTTGTCGAAACCAGGATCAACTATGAGGTTGTGCAGTCCAAAAGAATAA
- the LOC124401744 gene encoding kinesin-like protein KIF3C isoform X1 — MSLKSKQCESVKVVVRSRPLNRKEEASGYESIVDLDVKVGQVALRNPRAAPGEPYKTFTFDAVYDAGSKQSDLYDESMRPLVDSVLRGFNGTVLAYGQTGTGKTYTMQGEWLEAERRGIMPSSFEHIFTHISRSQNQQYLVRASYLEIYQEEIRDLLTSDHSKRLELKESPESGVYVRDLSSYVAKNVKEMEHVLNAGNRTRSVGATDMNERSSRSHAIFSVTVECSQPGPDGRNHIRVGKLNLVDLAGSERQSKTGARGERLKEATKINLSLSALGNVVSALADGRGAHVPYRDSKLTRLLRDSLGGNAKTVMVATLGPASYNYEETLTTLRYANRAKNIKNVPRVNEDPKDALLREFQLEIARLKAQLQRRGMLNAQRKRRFRKSTDHEANTDDLDEDDEDDDEEDEDKDEDEDDDEKLEKEAQEFMKEQQEKLEQEKEAIVDDRSLVAEEKLKLLEEKERMMGDLKKEQEATALLTSKFKAMESKLLVGGKNIIDHTNEQQKMLEQKRQEIAEQTRSEREMQQQMLLQDEETLELRETFTSLQQEVEAKTKKLKKYKKLYAKLQSVKAEIQDVNDEHVRTRQELEQTQNELTRELKFKYLIIENFIPPEEKNKIMNRLVFDVDEDQWKFQPLVPAENKFTQMKKRPASAVGYKRPISQYARDAIAKAGSSRYKAENIMLLELDVTPPTLFQMDFPKPGFETDPSRDLQLDNASYREKAAASRVRKSQSWCQAAQPMSSSSSALSLSSSGSNSLAHPVSAAMATVHQ, encoded by the exons atgtctttaaaatccAAGCAGTGTGAGTCGGTGAAGGTGGTGGTGCGCAGCCGCCCGCTGAACCGCAAAGAAGAGGCGTCCGGTTATGAGAGCATCGTAGACCTGGACGTGAAAGTGGGCCAGGTGGCGCTGCGGAATCCCCGAGCGGCTCCGGGCGAACCGTACAAGACGTTCACCTTCGACGCCGTGTACGATGCGGGATCCAAGCAGAGCGACCTGTACGACGAGAGCATGCGGCCGCTCGTGGACTCGGTGCTGCGCGGGTTTAACGGGACGGTGCTCGCGTATGGGCAGACGGGCACCGGGAAGACGTACACGATGCAGGGTGAGTGGCTGGAGGCCGAGCGGCGTGGCATCATGCCCAGCTCGTTCGagcacatattcacacacatctCCCGCTCCCAGAACCAGCAATACCTGGTGAGAGCATCCTACCTCGAGATCTACCAGGAGGAGATCCGAGACCTTTTGACGTCCGATCACAGCAAGCGCCTCGAGCTGAAGGAGAGCCCTGAATCGGGGGTGTACGTCCGAGACCTTTCGTCCTACGTGGCTAAGAACGTCAAGGAGATGGAGCACGTTCTGAACGCAGGCAACCGCACACGCTCTGTAGGTGCGACGGATATGAACGAACGCAGCTCTCGGTCCCATGCCATCTTCAGCGTCACCGTGGAGTGCAGTCAGCCGGGTCCGGATGGTCGCAACCACATCAGAGTGGGCAAGCTGAACCTGGTCGACCTTGCCGGGAGCGAGCGCCAAAGCAAAACAGGTGCCCGTGGCGAACGCCTCAAGGAGGCCACCAAGATCAACCTGTCACTGTCCGCCCTGGGCAACGTGGTATCTGCTCTGGCTGACGGTCGCGGTGCTCACGTACCCTACCGTGACTCCAAGCTCACCCGCCTGCTCCGGGACTCGCTCGGGGGAAACGCCAAGACCGTTATGGTGGCAACGCTCGGCCCTGCCTCCTACAACTATGAGGAGACCCTGACCACGCTGCGCTACGCCAACCGCGCCAAGAACATCAAGAACGTCCCGCGCGTCAACGAAGACCCTAAGGATGCGCTGCTCCGCGAATTCCAGCTGGAGATCGCCCGCCTCAAAGCACAACTCCAACGACGTGGCATGCTAAATGCCCAGAGGAAGAGGAGGTTCCGGAAAAGCACTGACCACGAggcgaatacggatgatcttgATGAGGACGATGAGGACGATGACGAAGAGGACGAAgacaaagatgaagatgaagacgaTGACGAGAAGTTGGAGAAGGAGGCGCAGGAGTTCATGAAGGAGCAACAGGAGAAGCTGGAGCAAGAAAAAGAGGCCATCGTGGACGATCGTTCGCTGGTGGCTGAGGAGAAGCTGAAGCTCttggaggaaaaggagaggatgATGGGAGATCTGAAGAAGGAGCAGGAGGCCACTGCGCTCCTCACCTCCAAGTttaag GCAATGGAAAGTAAGCTTCTGGTTGGAGGAAAGAACATCATTGATCACACCAACGAACAGCAGAAGATGTTGGAACAGAAACGGCAAGAGATAGCAGAACAG acacGCAGTGAGCGAGAAATGCAGCAGCAGATGTTGTTGCAGGATGAGGAAACGCTGGAGCTGAGAGAAACGTTCACTTctctgcaacaggaagtggaggCGAAAACCAAAAAACTCAAAAAG TACAAGAAG CTGTATGCGAAGCTACAGTCGGTGAAAGCAGAGATTCAGGATGTGAACGATGAACATGTCAGAACCAGACAGGAACTGGAGCAGACACAGAATGAGCTCACAAGGGAACTCAAGTTCAA gtaccTCATAATCGAGAACTTCATCCCTCCAGaggaaaagaacaaaatcaTGAACCGGCTGGTGTTCGATGTCGATGAAGACCAGTGGAAATTCCAACCTCTTGTTCCAGCTGAGAA TAAGTTTACTCAGATGAAAAAGAGACCTGCCTCTGCCGTGGGCTACAAGCGGCCCATCAGCCAATACGCGAGAGACGCCATAGCAAAAGCAGGCAGTTCTAGATACAAG GCTGAAAACATCATGCTTTTAGAGCTGGATGTGACTCCGCCCACCCTGTTTCAAATGGACTTCCCGAAACCGGGGTTCGAGACGGACCCGAGCCGCGACCTGCAACTGGACAACGCATCATACAGAGAGAAAGCAGCGGCCAGTCGGGTCAGGAAATCCCAGTCCTG GTGCCAGGCTGCACAGCCTATGTCTTCCTCGAGCTCGGCGCTCTCCCTGTCATCCTCAGGGTCCAACAGCCTGGCGCACCCCGTCAGTGCCGCCATGGCAACCGTCCACCAGTAA
- the LOC124401744 gene encoding kinesin-like protein KIF3C isoform X2 → MSLKSKQCESVKVVVRSRPLNRKEEASGYESIVDLDVKVGQVALRNPRAAPGEPYKTFTFDAVYDAGSKQSDLYDESMRPLVDSVLRGFNGTVLAYGQTGTGKTYTMQGEWLEAERRGIMPSSFEHIFTHISRSQNQQYLVRASYLEIYQEEIRDLLTSDHSKRLELKESPESGVYVRDLSSYVAKNVKEMEHVLNAGNRTRSVGATDMNERSSRSHAIFSVTVECSQPGPDGRNHIRVGKLNLVDLAGSERQSKTGARGERLKEATKINLSLSALGNVVSALADGRGAHVPYRDSKLTRLLRDSLGGNAKTVMVATLGPASYNYEETLTTLRYANRAKNIKNVPRVNEDPKDALLREFQLEIARLKAQLQRRGMLNAQRKRRFRKSTDHEANTDDLDEDDEDDDEEDEDKDEDEDDDEKLEKEAQEFMKEQQEKLEQEKEAIVDDRSLVAEEKLKLLEEKERMMGDLKKEQEATALLTSKFKAMESKLLVGGKNIIDHTNEQQKMLEQKRQEIAEQTRSEREMQQQMLLQDEETLELRETFTSLQQEVEAKTKKLKKLYAKLQSVKAEIQDVNDEHVRTRQELEQTQNELTRELKFKYLIIENFIPPEEKNKIMNRLVFDVDEDQWKFQPLVPAENKFTQMKKRPASAVGYKRPISQYARDAIAKAGSSRYKAENIMLLELDVTPPTLFQMDFPKPGFETDPSRDLQLDNASYREKAAASRVRKSQSWCQAAQPMSSSSSALSLSSSGSNSLAHPVSAAMATVHQ, encoded by the exons atgtctttaaaatccAAGCAGTGTGAGTCGGTGAAGGTGGTGGTGCGCAGCCGCCCGCTGAACCGCAAAGAAGAGGCGTCCGGTTATGAGAGCATCGTAGACCTGGACGTGAAAGTGGGCCAGGTGGCGCTGCGGAATCCCCGAGCGGCTCCGGGCGAACCGTACAAGACGTTCACCTTCGACGCCGTGTACGATGCGGGATCCAAGCAGAGCGACCTGTACGACGAGAGCATGCGGCCGCTCGTGGACTCGGTGCTGCGCGGGTTTAACGGGACGGTGCTCGCGTATGGGCAGACGGGCACCGGGAAGACGTACACGATGCAGGGTGAGTGGCTGGAGGCCGAGCGGCGTGGCATCATGCCCAGCTCGTTCGagcacatattcacacacatctCCCGCTCCCAGAACCAGCAATACCTGGTGAGAGCATCCTACCTCGAGATCTACCAGGAGGAGATCCGAGACCTTTTGACGTCCGATCACAGCAAGCGCCTCGAGCTGAAGGAGAGCCCTGAATCGGGGGTGTACGTCCGAGACCTTTCGTCCTACGTGGCTAAGAACGTCAAGGAGATGGAGCACGTTCTGAACGCAGGCAACCGCACACGCTCTGTAGGTGCGACGGATATGAACGAACGCAGCTCTCGGTCCCATGCCATCTTCAGCGTCACCGTGGAGTGCAGTCAGCCGGGTCCGGATGGTCGCAACCACATCAGAGTGGGCAAGCTGAACCTGGTCGACCTTGCCGGGAGCGAGCGCCAAAGCAAAACAGGTGCCCGTGGCGAACGCCTCAAGGAGGCCACCAAGATCAACCTGTCACTGTCCGCCCTGGGCAACGTGGTATCTGCTCTGGCTGACGGTCGCGGTGCTCACGTACCCTACCGTGACTCCAAGCTCACCCGCCTGCTCCGGGACTCGCTCGGGGGAAACGCCAAGACCGTTATGGTGGCAACGCTCGGCCCTGCCTCCTACAACTATGAGGAGACCCTGACCACGCTGCGCTACGCCAACCGCGCCAAGAACATCAAGAACGTCCCGCGCGTCAACGAAGACCCTAAGGATGCGCTGCTCCGCGAATTCCAGCTGGAGATCGCCCGCCTCAAAGCACAACTCCAACGACGTGGCATGCTAAATGCCCAGAGGAAGAGGAGGTTCCGGAAAAGCACTGACCACGAggcgaatacggatgatcttgATGAGGACGATGAGGACGATGACGAAGAGGACGAAgacaaagatgaagatgaagacgaTGACGAGAAGTTGGAGAAGGAGGCGCAGGAGTTCATGAAGGAGCAACAGGAGAAGCTGGAGCAAGAAAAAGAGGCCATCGTGGACGATCGTTCGCTGGTGGCTGAGGAGAAGCTGAAGCTCttggaggaaaaggagaggatgATGGGAGATCTGAAGAAGGAGCAGGAGGCCACTGCGCTCCTCACCTCCAAGTttaag GCAATGGAAAGTAAGCTTCTGGTTGGAGGAAAGAACATCATTGATCACACCAACGAACAGCAGAAGATGTTGGAACAGAAACGGCAAGAGATAGCAGAACAG acacGCAGTGAGCGAGAAATGCAGCAGCAGATGTTGTTGCAGGATGAGGAAACGCTGGAGCTGAGAGAAACGTTCACTTctctgcaacaggaagtggaggCGAAAACCAAAAAACTCAAAAAG CTGTATGCGAAGCTACAGTCGGTGAAAGCAGAGATTCAGGATGTGAACGATGAACATGTCAGAACCAGACAGGAACTGGAGCAGACACAGAATGAGCTCACAAGGGAACTCAAGTTCAA gtaccTCATAATCGAGAACTTCATCCCTCCAGaggaaaagaacaaaatcaTGAACCGGCTGGTGTTCGATGTCGATGAAGACCAGTGGAAATTCCAACCTCTTGTTCCAGCTGAGAA TAAGTTTACTCAGATGAAAAAGAGACCTGCCTCTGCCGTGGGCTACAAGCGGCCCATCAGCCAATACGCGAGAGACGCCATAGCAAAAGCAGGCAGTTCTAGATACAAG GCTGAAAACATCATGCTTTTAGAGCTGGATGTGACTCCGCCCACCCTGTTTCAAATGGACTTCCCGAAACCGGGGTTCGAGACGGACCCGAGCCGCGACCTGCAACTGGACAACGCATCATACAGAGAGAAAGCAGCGGCCAGTCGGGTCAGGAAATCCCAGTCCTG GTGCCAGGCTGCACAGCCTATGTCTTCCTCGAGCTCGGCGCTCTCCCTGTCATCCTCAGGGTCCAACAGCCTGGCGCACCCCGTCAGTGCCGCCATGGCAACCGTCCACCAGTAA